Proteins from a single region of Amycolatopsis sp. CA-230715:
- a CDS encoding protein kinase domain-containing protein has translation MDTFASGLLSLAHQIFGPGICFGDWVWATSTAGALIALFPIAGGIVVAIMRKWVGNRYDPTTLAVIGVIALVAVLVFPWLLANGVSSTYRAAFAGGSGGLSGAELKTLGQDFCGFIGDQKSYLGGGRNVFEAVFFPSKDKLAYFYYLGALVGLPALGLLFIMLQGRTIFRRGPKWPGRFFWLSYVAFVVFSGGMEANTAVHFWLGFVPFTLLGVVLIALVGPPPWSVISRSERPPERPKPEPEPPRQPVRQNPPTALAEPPKQELAAVPGPVPVPPGSGAAGSSRYRRVRQLGAGGFGTVWQAVDTQLGRTVALKIAHAPDRDTEQRMQREARALAVVNHPHCVRVYDLVEEPDGLALVMEYLEGQALATVVDTEGSLDDIAAGRLWATMAGALVAAHEKGVLHRDIKPSNVIVDPEGLAHLIDFGIARSKGDSTLTATGMMIGTPDFVAPETAAGAPASPASDAWQLAATVSYALSGQPPRGTRETPMAALMAAARSEPVSKLPQRTAHHRLLIASLDNDPRRRPTLNAVRREVEGWLARSGKSPEGPLTRAIPQVDGATRRVDGPARGGQRQGPPGPAPRQGPPPGEGATRYRKPTQHWPR, from the coding sequence GTGGACACCTTCGCGAGCGGGCTGCTGTCCCTTGCGCACCAGATCTTCGGGCCCGGAATCTGCTTCGGCGACTGGGTCTGGGCCACCAGCACGGCGGGCGCGCTCATCGCGTTGTTCCCGATCGCGGGCGGCATCGTCGTCGCGATCATGCGGAAGTGGGTCGGGAACCGGTACGACCCGACCACGCTCGCCGTCATCGGGGTCATCGCACTGGTCGCGGTGCTGGTCTTCCCTTGGCTGCTCGCCAACGGCGTCTCCAGCACCTACCGCGCCGCGTTCGCCGGTGGCTCCGGCGGGCTTTCCGGTGCCGAGCTGAAGACACTCGGCCAGGACTTCTGCGGGTTCATCGGCGACCAGAAGAGCTACCTCGGCGGCGGGCGCAACGTCTTCGAGGCGGTGTTCTTCCCGTCGAAGGACAAGCTCGCCTACTTCTACTACCTCGGCGCGCTCGTCGGCCTGCCCGCGCTCGGCCTGCTGTTCATCATGTTGCAGGGCCGCACGATCTTCCGCCGCGGCCCGAAGTGGCCCGGCCGCTTCTTCTGGCTCTCCTACGTCGCGTTCGTGGTGTTCTCCGGCGGGATGGAGGCGAACACCGCGGTCCACTTCTGGCTCGGGTTCGTCCCGTTCACGCTGCTGGGGGTCGTGCTCATCGCGCTGGTCGGCCCGCCGCCGTGGTCGGTGATCAGCCGGTCGGAACGGCCGCCGGAGCGCCCGAAACCCGAACCGGAGCCGCCGAGGCAACCTGTGCGGCAGAACCCGCCGACGGCGCTCGCGGAGCCGCCGAAGCAGGAACTGGCCGCGGTACCCGGCCCGGTACCGGTACCGCCGGGATCGGGCGCGGCGGGCAGCAGCCGGTACCGACGGGTCCGCCAGCTCGGCGCCGGTGGTTTCGGCACCGTGTGGCAGGCGGTGGACACCCAGCTCGGGCGCACGGTCGCGCTCAAGATCGCGCACGCACCCGACCGGGACACCGAACAGCGCATGCAGCGCGAGGCCCGCGCGCTCGCCGTGGTGAACCACCCGCACTGCGTCCGCGTGTACGACCTCGTGGAGGAGCCGGACGGGCTCGCGCTGGTGATGGAGTACCTCGAAGGCCAGGCGCTCGCGACCGTGGTGGACACCGAGGGCTCGCTCGACGACATCGCCGCGGGCAGGCTGTGGGCGACCATGGCGGGCGCGCTCGTCGCCGCGCACGAGAAGGGCGTGCTGCACCGCGACATCAAGCCGTCGAACGTGATCGTCGACCCTGAGGGGCTCGCGCACCTCATCGACTTCGGCATCGCCCGCAGCAAGGGCGATTCGACGCTCACCGCGACCGGCATGATGATCGGCACCCCGGACTTCGTCGCCCCGGAAACGGCGGCGGGCGCACCGGCGAGCCCGGCCTCCGACGCGTGGCAGCTCGCCGCGACGGTCAGCTACGCGCTGTCCGGCCAGCCCCCGCGCGGCACCCGCGAGACCCCGATGGCCGCGCTGATGGCCGCCGCGCGGTCGGAACCGGTGTCGAAGCTGCCGCAGCGGACCGCGCACCACCGCCTGCTCATCGCCTCACTGGACAACGACCCGCGCCGCCGCCCGACGCTGAACGCGGTGCGCCGCGAGGTCGAAGGCTGGCTCGCGCGCTCGGGGAAGTCGCCGGAAGGCCCGCTGACGCGCGCGATCCCGCAGGTCGACGGCGCGACCCGGCGTGTCGACGGCCCCGCCCGCGGCGGCCAGCGTCAGGGCCCGCCGGGCCCCGCCCCGCGGCAGGGACCGCCACCCGGCGAAGGCGCCACGCGATACCGCAAACCCACCCAGCACTGGCCGCGCTGA